The following proteins come from a genomic window of Coffea arabica cultivar ET-39 chromosome 11c, Coffea Arabica ET-39 HiFi, whole genome shotgun sequence:
- the LOC113715617 gene encoding uncharacterized protein isoform X4, with protein MENYRTGLDDGNDLDFIDFDLLVQNLEDLISGRDTSIPLFDFQGRKRIGSEKIKSISSGVVIVDGTYALHSRLRSLLDIRVAVVGGVHFSLLSKVQYDIGESCSLDYLIDSIFPQFRKHIEPDLHHAQIRINNSFVSSFREPIYKLKCKSESQNGHEDYFFHGKEKILDNFIEMYLRPPSASEEARINDWIKVRQSGIKYYLSLGDQRIVDKYYIIRPKAEFEVGRMTLGGLLALGYTVVASYKRASTSVFEGNLSVSLETIDTLGETYMVLRGTNRKMVGAEAARMGVSGPWITKSYLEMILERKGVPRLNTPPPLSSAPLDSSQVRLITAPKPVRITPNLINRLEDLSQPWTRSPTKYKMEPVTATWHFIPRETPLAEGAIVDPSSSRAPVQLAPIPDIFDLDRGLLLAVQAIQALLENNGLPVIVGIGGPSGSGKTSLARKMANIVGCEVVSLESYYKSEHVKDFKYDDFCSLDLALLSKNIDDIRSRRRTKVPMFDLESGARTGLRELEVSEDCGVVIFEGVYALHPDIRRSLDLWIAVVGGVHSHLISRVQRDKSKVGCFMSHNEIMTTVFPIFQQHIEPHLVHAHLKIRNDFDPVLSPESSLFVLKTNKQVAYQDILKILDPSKLCSSVQSFIDIYIRLPGLPANGHLKESDCIRVRICEGRFALLIREPIREGNFIIQPKVDFDISISTVAGLLNLGYQAVAFIEATAYIYQDGKILIEVDHLQDVPSPYIQVKGVNRDIVAAAGSTLKLDGSYTTKSYLEIILERLPGGSSGIHSQQAAKLQELLEFIQSQGCNSVSESSPSREVSPLEGVIEDMQSRIRRLERWHTINTVLWTFLLSAFVGYSLYQRKRQ; from the exons ATGGAGAACTATCGCACTGGATTAGATGATGGAAATGATTTGGATTTCATAGATTTTGATCTTCTCGTTCAGAATCTTGAG GATTTGATAAGTGGGCGAGATACATCAATTCCATTGTTTGATTTCCAGGGAAGGAAACGAATTGGTTctgaaaagataaaaagtatTTCCTCAGGAGTT GTGATAGTTGATGGTACTTATGCACTACATTCAAGATTGCGCTCTTTGCTGGACATAAGAGTTGCAGTG GTTGGTGGTGTCCACTTTAGTCTTCTTTCAAAGGTCCAATATGATATTGGGGAGTCTTGTTCACTAGACTACCTCATTGACAGCATATTTCCACAGTTCAGAAAACACATTGAGCCAGATCTTCATCATGCACAG ATCAGAATTAACAACAGTTTCGTCTCATCATTTAGGGAGCCAATTTACAAACTCAAGTGCAAAAGTGAG TCTCAAAACGGACATGAAGATTACTTTTTTCATGGAAAGGAGAAAATACTGGATAA TTTTATTGAGATGTATCTGAGACCTCCATCTGCCAGTGAAGAAGCACGAATAAATGATTGGATTAAGGTGCGGCAATCGGGTATCAAGTACTATCTCTCACTAGGCGACCAAAGGATTGTTGACAAATATTACATTATCCGGCCAAAAGCTGAATTTgag GTTGGAAGGATGACCCTGGGTGGACTTCTGGCCCTCGGTTATACTGTTGTAGCAAGTTATAAACGAGCATCGACCTCGGTCTTTGAGGGCAACCTTTCAGTTTCTCTTGAAACAATTGATACCCTTGGGGAGACTTATATGGTGCTGAGAGGCACAAATAGGAAA ATGGTTGGAGCTGAAGCTGCAAGGATGGGTGTCAGTGGGCCATGGATCACTAAATCTTATCTGGAAATGATACTTGAGAGAAAAG GGGTTCCCCGTCTGAACACACCTCCTCCTTTATCTAGTGCACCATTGGATAGTTCTCAAGTGAGGTTGATTACAGCTCCAAAGCCTGTTCGTATCACTCCCAACCTGATTAACCGGCTTGAGGACTTATCTCAGCCATGGACTCGATCCCCAACGAAGTACAAAATGGAACCTGTTACAGCAACGTGGCATTTCATCCCACGGGAAACTCCACTTGCTGAGGGCGCAATTGTTG ATCCTTCTTCTTCCAGGGCACCTGTACAGCTTGCTCCGATCCCTGATATATTTGACTTGGATAGAGGATTGCTTCTTGCTGTTCAAGCGATTCAA GCTTTACTGGAGAACAATGGCCTCCCAGTTATAGTTGGAATTG GAGGTCCAAGTGGATCTGGAAAAACAAGTTTGGCTCGTAAGATGGCTAATAttgttggttgtgaagtggtttccCTTGAAAGCTATTACAAATCTGAACATGTAAAGGATTTCAAGTATGATGATTTTTGCTCTCTTGATCTAGCTCTGCTTTCTAAG AATATTGATGACATAAGAAGTCGACGAAGAACAAAAGTTCCGATGTTTGACCTTGAGAGTGGTGCTCGAACAGGCTTAAGGGAACTCGAGGTTTCTGAAGATTGTGGAGTG GTTATCTTTGAAGGTGTTTATGCTTTGCACCCAGATATCCGGAGATCACTGGACTTGTGGATTGCTGTT GTTGGTGGTGTTCATTCCCATCTTATTTCCCGAGTCCAAAGAGACAAAAGTAAAGTGGGCTGCTTTATGTCTCATAATGAAATTATGACAACAGTGTTTCCAATCTTCCAGCAGCATATTGAGCCACATCTTGTTCATGCCCAT CTTAAAATTCGAAATGACTTCGATCCAGTGCTTTCCCCCGAGAGCTCGCTGTTTGTATTGAAAACTAATAAGCAA GTTGCTTATCAAGATATTCTGAAGATTCTTGATCCTAGCAAATTATGCAGTTCTGTTCAAAGttttatagatatatatataaggcTTCCTGGATTACCTGCTAATGGCCATCTAAAAGAAAGTGATTGTATACGAGTTAGAATATGTGAAGGAAGATTTGCTCTGCTGATACGAGAG CCCATAAGAGAAGGAAATTTTATCATACAGCCAAAAGTTGACTTTGATATCAGCATTAGTACTGTTGCTGGGCTTCTCAACCTGGG ATATCAGGCTGTTGCATTTATTGAAGCAACTGCATACATATACCAAGATGGAAAG ATCCTTATTGAGGTTGATCATCTACAAGATGTCCCGAGTCCTTATATACAAGTAAAAGGTGTCAATAGAGATATTGTTGCTGCTGCTGGTTCTACCCTAAAGCTGGATGGTTCATATACCACAAAG AGTTATCTTGAAATAATTCTGGAAAGATTACCGGGAGGTTCAAGTGGGATACACTCTCAGCAGGCGGCAAAGCTGCAAGAACTTCTGGAATTTATACAGTCCCAG GGTTGCAATTCAGTTTCTGAGTCTTCGCCAAGCAGAGAAGTTTCTCCATTAGAAGGCGTAATAGAAGATATGCAGTCAAGGATCAGAAGACTTGAACGATGGCATACAATCAACACT GTGCTGTGGACATTTCTATTGTCCGCTTTTGTAGGTTATTCCCTCTACCAAAGGAAACGTCAGTAG
- the LOC113715617 gene encoding uncharacterized protein isoform X2 has protein sequence MDDEVMLRVFQEGGRDYYQQAPSTSSSSSSILQSLPLHVSFDHGYYLLVKSIQELRSKKDGLVTVGIGGPSGSGKTSLADKVVSVIGCTIISMENYRTGLDDGNDLDFIDFDLLVQNLEGRKRIGSEKIKSISSGVVIVDGTYALHSRLRSLLDIRVAVVGGVHFSLLSKVQYDIGESCSLDYLIDSIFPQFRKHIEPDLHHAQIRINNSFVSSFREPIYKLKCKSESQNGHEDYFFHGKEKILDNFIEMYLRPPSASEEARINDWIKVRQSGIKYYLSLGDQRIVDKYYIIRPKAEFEVGRMTLGGLLALGYTVVASYKRASTSVFEGNLSVSLETIDTLGETYMVLRGTNRKMVGAEAARMGVSGPWITKSYLEMILERKGVPRLNTPPPLSSAPLDSSQVRLITAPKPVRITPNLINRLEDLSQPWTRSPTKYKMEPVTATWHFIPRETPLAEGAIVDPSSSRAPVQLAPIPDIFDLDRGLLLAVQAIQALLENNGLPVIVGIGGPSGSGKTSLARKMANIVGCEVVSLESYYKSEHVKDFKYDDFCSLDLALLSKNIDDIRSRRRTKVPMFDLESGARTGLRELEVSEDCGVVIFEGVYALHPDIRRSLDLWIAVVGGVHSHLISRVQRDKSKVGCFMSHNEIMTTVFPIFQQHIEPHLVHAHLKIRNDFDPVLSPESSLFVLKTNKQVAYQDILKILDPSKLCSSVQSFIDIYIRLPGLPANGHLKESDCIRVRICEGRFALLIREPIREGNFIIQPKVDFDISISTVAGLLNLGYQAVAFIEATAYIYQDGKILIEVDHLQDVPSPYIQVKGVNRDIVAAAGSTLKLDGSYTTKSYLEIILERLPGGSSGIHSQQAAKLQELLEFIQSQGCNSVSESSPSREVSPLEGVIEDMQSRIRRLERWHTINTVLWTFLLSAFVGYSLYQRKRQ, from the exons ATGGATGATGAGGTGATGCTGAGAGTTTTTCAAGAAGGTGGAAGGGATTATTATCAGCAGGCACCGTctacttcatcttcttcttcttccattcTTCAATCTCTCCCTCTTCATGTG TCATTTGATCATGGGTACTACTTGCTAGTAAAGTCCATTCAAGAGCTTAGATCAAAGAAAGATGGCCTGGTAACTGTTGGTATTGGTGGTCCTAGTGGCTCTGGTAAAACAAG CTTAGCTGATAAAGTGGTATCTGTGATTGGTTGCACCATTATATCAATGGAGAACTATCGCACTGGATTAGATGATGGAAATGATTTGGATTTCATAGATTTTGATCTTCTCGTTCAGAATCTTGAG GGAAGGAAACGAATTGGTTctgaaaagataaaaagtatTTCCTCAGGAGTT GTGATAGTTGATGGTACTTATGCACTACATTCAAGATTGCGCTCTTTGCTGGACATAAGAGTTGCAGTG GTTGGTGGTGTCCACTTTAGTCTTCTTTCAAAGGTCCAATATGATATTGGGGAGTCTTGTTCACTAGACTACCTCATTGACAGCATATTTCCACAGTTCAGAAAACACATTGAGCCAGATCTTCATCATGCACAG ATCAGAATTAACAACAGTTTCGTCTCATCATTTAGGGAGCCAATTTACAAACTCAAGTGCAAAAGTGAG TCTCAAAACGGACATGAAGATTACTTTTTTCATGGAAAGGAGAAAATACTGGATAA TTTTATTGAGATGTATCTGAGACCTCCATCTGCCAGTGAAGAAGCACGAATAAATGATTGGATTAAGGTGCGGCAATCGGGTATCAAGTACTATCTCTCACTAGGCGACCAAAGGATTGTTGACAAATATTACATTATCCGGCCAAAAGCTGAATTTgag GTTGGAAGGATGACCCTGGGTGGACTTCTGGCCCTCGGTTATACTGTTGTAGCAAGTTATAAACGAGCATCGACCTCGGTCTTTGAGGGCAACCTTTCAGTTTCTCTTGAAACAATTGATACCCTTGGGGAGACTTATATGGTGCTGAGAGGCACAAATAGGAAA ATGGTTGGAGCTGAAGCTGCAAGGATGGGTGTCAGTGGGCCATGGATCACTAAATCTTATCTGGAAATGATACTTGAGAGAAAAG GGGTTCCCCGTCTGAACACACCTCCTCCTTTATCTAGTGCACCATTGGATAGTTCTCAAGTGAGGTTGATTACAGCTCCAAAGCCTGTTCGTATCACTCCCAACCTGATTAACCGGCTTGAGGACTTATCTCAGCCATGGACTCGATCCCCAACGAAGTACAAAATGGAACCTGTTACAGCAACGTGGCATTTCATCCCACGGGAAACTCCACTTGCTGAGGGCGCAATTGTTG ATCCTTCTTCTTCCAGGGCACCTGTACAGCTTGCTCCGATCCCTGATATATTTGACTTGGATAGAGGATTGCTTCTTGCTGTTCAAGCGATTCAA GCTTTACTGGAGAACAATGGCCTCCCAGTTATAGTTGGAATTG GAGGTCCAAGTGGATCTGGAAAAACAAGTTTGGCTCGTAAGATGGCTAATAttgttggttgtgaagtggtttccCTTGAAAGCTATTACAAATCTGAACATGTAAAGGATTTCAAGTATGATGATTTTTGCTCTCTTGATCTAGCTCTGCTTTCTAAG AATATTGATGACATAAGAAGTCGACGAAGAACAAAAGTTCCGATGTTTGACCTTGAGAGTGGTGCTCGAACAGGCTTAAGGGAACTCGAGGTTTCTGAAGATTGTGGAGTG GTTATCTTTGAAGGTGTTTATGCTTTGCACCCAGATATCCGGAGATCACTGGACTTGTGGATTGCTGTT GTTGGTGGTGTTCATTCCCATCTTATTTCCCGAGTCCAAAGAGACAAAAGTAAAGTGGGCTGCTTTATGTCTCATAATGAAATTATGACAACAGTGTTTCCAATCTTCCAGCAGCATATTGAGCCACATCTTGTTCATGCCCAT CTTAAAATTCGAAATGACTTCGATCCAGTGCTTTCCCCCGAGAGCTCGCTGTTTGTATTGAAAACTAATAAGCAA GTTGCTTATCAAGATATTCTGAAGATTCTTGATCCTAGCAAATTATGCAGTTCTGTTCAAAGttttatagatatatatataaggcTTCCTGGATTACCTGCTAATGGCCATCTAAAAGAAAGTGATTGTATACGAGTTAGAATATGTGAAGGAAGATTTGCTCTGCTGATACGAGAG CCCATAAGAGAAGGAAATTTTATCATACAGCCAAAAGTTGACTTTGATATCAGCATTAGTACTGTTGCTGGGCTTCTCAACCTGGG ATATCAGGCTGTTGCATTTATTGAAGCAACTGCATACATATACCAAGATGGAAAG ATCCTTATTGAGGTTGATCATCTACAAGATGTCCCGAGTCCTTATATACAAGTAAAAGGTGTCAATAGAGATATTGTTGCTGCTGCTGGTTCTACCCTAAAGCTGGATGGTTCATATACCACAAAG AGTTATCTTGAAATAATTCTGGAAAGATTACCGGGAGGTTCAAGTGGGATACACTCTCAGCAGGCGGCAAAGCTGCAAGAACTTCTGGAATTTATACAGTCCCAG GGTTGCAATTCAGTTTCTGAGTCTTCGCCAAGCAGAGAAGTTTCTCCATTAGAAGGCGTAATAGAAGATATGCAGTCAAGGATCAGAAGACTTGAACGATGGCATACAATCAACACT GTGCTGTGGACATTTCTATTGTCCGCTTTTGTAGGTTATTCCCTCTACCAAAGGAAACGTCAGTAG
- the LOC113715617 gene encoding uncharacterized protein isoform X3: protein MDDEVMLRVFQEGGRDYYQQAPSTSSSSSSILQSLPLHVSFDHGYYLLVKSIQELRSKKDGLVTVGIGGPSGSGKTSLADKVVSVIGCTIISMENYRTGLDDGNDLDFIDFDLLVQNLEDLISGRDTSIPLFDFQGRKRIGSEKIKSISSGVVIVDGTYALHSRLRSLLDIRVAVVGGVHFSLLSKVQYDIGESCSLDYLIDSIFPQFRKHIEPDLHHAQSQNGHEDYFFHGKEKILDNFIEMYLRPPSASEEARINDWIKVRQSGIKYYLSLGDQRIVDKYYIIRPKAEFEVGRMTLGGLLALGYTVVASYKRASTSVFEGNLSVSLETIDTLGETYMVLRGTNRKMVGAEAARMGVSGPWITKSYLEMILERKGVPRLNTPPPLSSAPLDSSQVRLITAPKPVRITPNLINRLEDLSQPWTRSPTKYKMEPVTATWHFIPRETPLAEGAIVDPSSSRAPVQLAPIPDIFDLDRGLLLAVQAIQALLENNGLPVIVGIGGPSGSGKTSLARKMANIVGCEVVSLESYYKSEHVKDFKYDDFCSLDLALLSKNIDDIRSRRRTKVPMFDLESGARTGLRELEVSEDCGVVIFEGVYALHPDIRRSLDLWIAVVGGVHSHLISRVQRDKSKVGCFMSHNEIMTTVFPIFQQHIEPHLVHAHLKIRNDFDPVLSPESSLFVLKTNKQVAYQDILKILDPSKLCSSVQSFIDIYIRLPGLPANGHLKESDCIRVRICEGRFALLIREPIREGNFIIQPKVDFDISISTVAGLLNLGYQAVAFIEATAYIYQDGKILIEVDHLQDVPSPYIQVKGVNRDIVAAAGSTLKLDGSYTTKSYLEIILERLPGGSSGIHSQQAAKLQELLEFIQSQGCNSVSESSPSREVSPLEGVIEDMQSRIRRLERWHTINTVLWTFLLSAFVGYSLYQRKRQ from the exons ATGGATGATGAGGTGATGCTGAGAGTTTTTCAAGAAGGTGGAAGGGATTATTATCAGCAGGCACCGTctacttcatcttcttcttcttccattcTTCAATCTCTCCCTCTTCATGTG TCATTTGATCATGGGTACTACTTGCTAGTAAAGTCCATTCAAGAGCTTAGATCAAAGAAAGATGGCCTGGTAACTGTTGGTATTGGTGGTCCTAGTGGCTCTGGTAAAACAAG CTTAGCTGATAAAGTGGTATCTGTGATTGGTTGCACCATTATATCAATGGAGAACTATCGCACTGGATTAGATGATGGAAATGATTTGGATTTCATAGATTTTGATCTTCTCGTTCAGAATCTTGAG GATTTGATAAGTGGGCGAGATACATCAATTCCATTGTTTGATTTCCAGGGAAGGAAACGAATTGGTTctgaaaagataaaaagtatTTCCTCAGGAGTT GTGATAGTTGATGGTACTTATGCACTACATTCAAGATTGCGCTCTTTGCTGGACATAAGAGTTGCAGTG GTTGGTGGTGTCCACTTTAGTCTTCTTTCAAAGGTCCAATATGATATTGGGGAGTCTTGTTCACTAGACTACCTCATTGACAGCATATTTCCACAGTTCAGAAAACACATTGAGCCAGATCTTCATCATGCACAG TCTCAAAACGGACATGAAGATTACTTTTTTCATGGAAAGGAGAAAATACTGGATAA TTTTATTGAGATGTATCTGAGACCTCCATCTGCCAGTGAAGAAGCACGAATAAATGATTGGATTAAGGTGCGGCAATCGGGTATCAAGTACTATCTCTCACTAGGCGACCAAAGGATTGTTGACAAATATTACATTATCCGGCCAAAAGCTGAATTTgag GTTGGAAGGATGACCCTGGGTGGACTTCTGGCCCTCGGTTATACTGTTGTAGCAAGTTATAAACGAGCATCGACCTCGGTCTTTGAGGGCAACCTTTCAGTTTCTCTTGAAACAATTGATACCCTTGGGGAGACTTATATGGTGCTGAGAGGCACAAATAGGAAA ATGGTTGGAGCTGAAGCTGCAAGGATGGGTGTCAGTGGGCCATGGATCACTAAATCTTATCTGGAAATGATACTTGAGAGAAAAG GGGTTCCCCGTCTGAACACACCTCCTCCTTTATCTAGTGCACCATTGGATAGTTCTCAAGTGAGGTTGATTACAGCTCCAAAGCCTGTTCGTATCACTCCCAACCTGATTAACCGGCTTGAGGACTTATCTCAGCCATGGACTCGATCCCCAACGAAGTACAAAATGGAACCTGTTACAGCAACGTGGCATTTCATCCCACGGGAAACTCCACTTGCTGAGGGCGCAATTGTTG ATCCTTCTTCTTCCAGGGCACCTGTACAGCTTGCTCCGATCCCTGATATATTTGACTTGGATAGAGGATTGCTTCTTGCTGTTCAAGCGATTCAA GCTTTACTGGAGAACAATGGCCTCCCAGTTATAGTTGGAATTG GAGGTCCAAGTGGATCTGGAAAAACAAGTTTGGCTCGTAAGATGGCTAATAttgttggttgtgaagtggtttccCTTGAAAGCTATTACAAATCTGAACATGTAAAGGATTTCAAGTATGATGATTTTTGCTCTCTTGATCTAGCTCTGCTTTCTAAG AATATTGATGACATAAGAAGTCGACGAAGAACAAAAGTTCCGATGTTTGACCTTGAGAGTGGTGCTCGAACAGGCTTAAGGGAACTCGAGGTTTCTGAAGATTGTGGAGTG GTTATCTTTGAAGGTGTTTATGCTTTGCACCCAGATATCCGGAGATCACTGGACTTGTGGATTGCTGTT GTTGGTGGTGTTCATTCCCATCTTATTTCCCGAGTCCAAAGAGACAAAAGTAAAGTGGGCTGCTTTATGTCTCATAATGAAATTATGACAACAGTGTTTCCAATCTTCCAGCAGCATATTGAGCCACATCTTGTTCATGCCCAT CTTAAAATTCGAAATGACTTCGATCCAGTGCTTTCCCCCGAGAGCTCGCTGTTTGTATTGAAAACTAATAAGCAA GTTGCTTATCAAGATATTCTGAAGATTCTTGATCCTAGCAAATTATGCAGTTCTGTTCAAAGttttatagatatatatataaggcTTCCTGGATTACCTGCTAATGGCCATCTAAAAGAAAGTGATTGTATACGAGTTAGAATATGTGAAGGAAGATTTGCTCTGCTGATACGAGAG CCCATAAGAGAAGGAAATTTTATCATACAGCCAAAAGTTGACTTTGATATCAGCATTAGTACTGTTGCTGGGCTTCTCAACCTGGG ATATCAGGCTGTTGCATTTATTGAAGCAACTGCATACATATACCAAGATGGAAAG ATCCTTATTGAGGTTGATCATCTACAAGATGTCCCGAGTCCTTATATACAAGTAAAAGGTGTCAATAGAGATATTGTTGCTGCTGCTGGTTCTACCCTAAAGCTGGATGGTTCATATACCACAAAG AGTTATCTTGAAATAATTCTGGAAAGATTACCGGGAGGTTCAAGTGGGATACACTCTCAGCAGGCGGCAAAGCTGCAAGAACTTCTGGAATTTATACAGTCCCAG GGTTGCAATTCAGTTTCTGAGTCTTCGCCAAGCAGAGAAGTTTCTCCATTAGAAGGCGTAATAGAAGATATGCAGTCAAGGATCAGAAGACTTGAACGATGGCATACAATCAACACT GTGCTGTGGACATTTCTATTGTCCGCTTTTGTAGGTTATTCCCTCTACCAAAGGAAACGTCAGTAG
- the LOC113715617 gene encoding uncharacterized protein isoform X1: MDDEVMLRVFQEGGRDYYQQAPSTSSSSSSILQSLPLHVSFDHGYYLLVKSIQELRSKKDGLVTVGIGGPSGSGKTSLADKVVSVIGCTIISMENYRTGLDDGNDLDFIDFDLLVQNLEDLISGRDTSIPLFDFQGRKRIGSEKIKSISSGVVIVDGTYALHSRLRSLLDIRVAVVGGVHFSLLSKVQYDIGESCSLDYLIDSIFPQFRKHIEPDLHHAQIRINNSFVSSFREPIYKLKCKSESQNGHEDYFFHGKEKILDNFIEMYLRPPSASEEARINDWIKVRQSGIKYYLSLGDQRIVDKYYIIRPKAEFEVGRMTLGGLLALGYTVVASYKRASTSVFEGNLSVSLETIDTLGETYMVLRGTNRKMVGAEAARMGVSGPWITKSYLEMILERKGVPRLNTPPPLSSAPLDSSQVRLITAPKPVRITPNLINRLEDLSQPWTRSPTKYKMEPVTATWHFIPRETPLAEGAIVDPSSSRAPVQLAPIPDIFDLDRGLLLAVQAIQALLENNGLPVIVGIGGPSGSGKTSLARKMANIVGCEVVSLESYYKSEHVKDFKYDDFCSLDLALLSKNIDDIRSRRRTKVPMFDLESGARTGLRELEVSEDCGVVIFEGVYALHPDIRRSLDLWIAVVGGVHSHLISRVQRDKSKVGCFMSHNEIMTTVFPIFQQHIEPHLVHAHLKIRNDFDPVLSPESSLFVLKTNKQVAYQDILKILDPSKLCSSVQSFIDIYIRLPGLPANGHLKESDCIRVRICEGRFALLIREPIREGNFIIQPKVDFDISISTVAGLLNLGYQAVAFIEATAYIYQDGKILIEVDHLQDVPSPYIQVKGVNRDIVAAAGSTLKLDGSYTTKSYLEIILERLPGGSSGIHSQQAAKLQELLEFIQSQGCNSVSESSPSREVSPLEGVIEDMQSRIRRLERWHTINTVLWTFLLSAFVGYSLYQRKRQ; encoded by the exons ATGGATGATGAGGTGATGCTGAGAGTTTTTCAAGAAGGTGGAAGGGATTATTATCAGCAGGCACCGTctacttcatcttcttcttcttccattcTTCAATCTCTCCCTCTTCATGTG TCATTTGATCATGGGTACTACTTGCTAGTAAAGTCCATTCAAGAGCTTAGATCAAAGAAAGATGGCCTGGTAACTGTTGGTATTGGTGGTCCTAGTGGCTCTGGTAAAACAAG CTTAGCTGATAAAGTGGTATCTGTGATTGGTTGCACCATTATATCAATGGAGAACTATCGCACTGGATTAGATGATGGAAATGATTTGGATTTCATAGATTTTGATCTTCTCGTTCAGAATCTTGAG GATTTGATAAGTGGGCGAGATACATCAATTCCATTGTTTGATTTCCAGGGAAGGAAACGAATTGGTTctgaaaagataaaaagtatTTCCTCAGGAGTT GTGATAGTTGATGGTACTTATGCACTACATTCAAGATTGCGCTCTTTGCTGGACATAAGAGTTGCAGTG GTTGGTGGTGTCCACTTTAGTCTTCTTTCAAAGGTCCAATATGATATTGGGGAGTCTTGTTCACTAGACTACCTCATTGACAGCATATTTCCACAGTTCAGAAAACACATTGAGCCAGATCTTCATCATGCACAG ATCAGAATTAACAACAGTTTCGTCTCATCATTTAGGGAGCCAATTTACAAACTCAAGTGCAAAAGTGAG TCTCAAAACGGACATGAAGATTACTTTTTTCATGGAAAGGAGAAAATACTGGATAA TTTTATTGAGATGTATCTGAGACCTCCATCTGCCAGTGAAGAAGCACGAATAAATGATTGGATTAAGGTGCGGCAATCGGGTATCAAGTACTATCTCTCACTAGGCGACCAAAGGATTGTTGACAAATATTACATTATCCGGCCAAAAGCTGAATTTgag GTTGGAAGGATGACCCTGGGTGGACTTCTGGCCCTCGGTTATACTGTTGTAGCAAGTTATAAACGAGCATCGACCTCGGTCTTTGAGGGCAACCTTTCAGTTTCTCTTGAAACAATTGATACCCTTGGGGAGACTTATATGGTGCTGAGAGGCACAAATAGGAAA ATGGTTGGAGCTGAAGCTGCAAGGATGGGTGTCAGTGGGCCATGGATCACTAAATCTTATCTGGAAATGATACTTGAGAGAAAAG GGGTTCCCCGTCTGAACACACCTCCTCCTTTATCTAGTGCACCATTGGATAGTTCTCAAGTGAGGTTGATTACAGCTCCAAAGCCTGTTCGTATCACTCCCAACCTGATTAACCGGCTTGAGGACTTATCTCAGCCATGGACTCGATCCCCAACGAAGTACAAAATGGAACCTGTTACAGCAACGTGGCATTTCATCCCACGGGAAACTCCACTTGCTGAGGGCGCAATTGTTG ATCCTTCTTCTTCCAGGGCACCTGTACAGCTTGCTCCGATCCCTGATATATTTGACTTGGATAGAGGATTGCTTCTTGCTGTTCAAGCGATTCAA GCTTTACTGGAGAACAATGGCCTCCCAGTTATAGTTGGAATTG GAGGTCCAAGTGGATCTGGAAAAACAAGTTTGGCTCGTAAGATGGCTAATAttgttggttgtgaagtggtttccCTTGAAAGCTATTACAAATCTGAACATGTAAAGGATTTCAAGTATGATGATTTTTGCTCTCTTGATCTAGCTCTGCTTTCTAAG AATATTGATGACATAAGAAGTCGACGAAGAACAAAAGTTCCGATGTTTGACCTTGAGAGTGGTGCTCGAACAGGCTTAAGGGAACTCGAGGTTTCTGAAGATTGTGGAGTG GTTATCTTTGAAGGTGTTTATGCTTTGCACCCAGATATCCGGAGATCACTGGACTTGTGGATTGCTGTT GTTGGTGGTGTTCATTCCCATCTTATTTCCCGAGTCCAAAGAGACAAAAGTAAAGTGGGCTGCTTTATGTCTCATAATGAAATTATGACAACAGTGTTTCCAATCTTCCAGCAGCATATTGAGCCACATCTTGTTCATGCCCAT CTTAAAATTCGAAATGACTTCGATCCAGTGCTTTCCCCCGAGAGCTCGCTGTTTGTATTGAAAACTAATAAGCAA GTTGCTTATCAAGATATTCTGAAGATTCTTGATCCTAGCAAATTATGCAGTTCTGTTCAAAGttttatagatatatatataaggcTTCCTGGATTACCTGCTAATGGCCATCTAAAAGAAAGTGATTGTATACGAGTTAGAATATGTGAAGGAAGATTTGCTCTGCTGATACGAGAG CCCATAAGAGAAGGAAATTTTATCATACAGCCAAAAGTTGACTTTGATATCAGCATTAGTACTGTTGCTGGGCTTCTCAACCTGGG ATATCAGGCTGTTGCATTTATTGAAGCAACTGCATACATATACCAAGATGGAAAG ATCCTTATTGAGGTTGATCATCTACAAGATGTCCCGAGTCCTTATATACAAGTAAAAGGTGTCAATAGAGATATTGTTGCTGCTGCTGGTTCTACCCTAAAGCTGGATGGTTCATATACCACAAAG AGTTATCTTGAAATAATTCTGGAAAGATTACCGGGAGGTTCAAGTGGGATACACTCTCAGCAGGCGGCAAAGCTGCAAGAACTTCTGGAATTTATACAGTCCCAG GGTTGCAATTCAGTTTCTGAGTCTTCGCCAAGCAGAGAAGTTTCTCCATTAGAAGGCGTAATAGAAGATATGCAGTCAAGGATCAGAAGACTTGAACGATGGCATACAATCAACACT GTGCTGTGGACATTTCTATTGTCCGCTTTTGTAGGTTATTCCCTCTACCAAAGGAAACGTCAGTAG